DNA from Sporohalobacter salinus:
CAGCTAACTTTGCAGAGCTACCTACTTCTTGTAAAGAATTGGCTGATTTGTCCTTCATAATTTCTCAATATCTTTCCTTTCCAGGTTAGCTTAACATCCTTTATAAATATATTCTTTTCTAAAATTATAAATTATTCGGTATTTGTATTTTTTAATAGAGAATTCAAGTTTTTACTTTACATTAACAGGTTGATCAATATTTCCATAAGTGGATTTATTAACGCTTATATGAGGGAGTTTATCACCAATATCGGAGGTTTGAAATTGTTGATAAGGGTAAATTGATTTATTCTAGTTATTACTTCCTTAAGCTCTACTTTATTAAGGGGGGAAGGAACATAATAACTGCAATTCTGAATTTGAAATTATGGAGAATACCTCTTCAATTTTATACATATAATTTTATATGTATATTTTGGAGGGGAAATATGATTATTTTAATTAAATCAAAGAGGAAAATGATATTATCAGCGGTTGTGGCCTGCTTAATAATTTGTGGTTCGGGAGTTTATTTACATAATCTATTTACAGATGATTCTGCTGTACCTGTAAATGAAGACATAAAAGATACGTTAACTACAAAGGTACAACAAATATTTAAGATGCGGAATAAAGCCTTGCTAAAAGAAAAGATATGTTAGAAAGATTATACAGTAAAGAAACTAAAGCAAGATGGGCTTATGAGCATGAGCTTAAAAGAATGAAGTACCTACATAAGTGGTCAGATAAACAAGGGATAGAATTTAAAGAAATTGAATCTCAAATTATTATAAACCGTATTAAAAAGAAGGAGAATGGATTTTCAGTAAATTTATCTGTTTCTACAGAATATCAATATGTATATGAAGATACACCAGAGACATATAATTCTTTTAGAACTGGAAGTTATCATGTTTTAAACTTAGCCTTTCGAGAAGAAAGATTAGTTATTGCGAAGGAATGGTATAGAGATCCTTTTGCGGATTCTTTAAACTTAGAGACAATTGAAAACCAAAAGGTTAAAGAATTGATTCTTTCAGGAAAAGCTAAAGATTTATCAGATCTTGCTGAGAAAAGGGTAAAGGCTTTGGAGTATGTAGATCAATATTGTGGTGCTGCTAGCCCGCCTAAATATGGTTTTAAATATAATGCTAAATATAAAAATTATAAT
Protein-coding regions in this window:
- a CDS encoding amidase domain-containing protein, which encodes MLERLYSKETKARWAYEHELKRMKYLHKWSDKQGIEFKEIESQIIINRIKKKENGFSVNLSVSTEYQYVYEDTPETYNSFRTGSYHVLNLAFREERLVIAKEWYRDPFADSLNLETIENQKVKELILSGKAKDLSDLAEKRVKALEYVDQYCGAASPPKYGFKYNAKYKNYNYQGGDCTNFISQVLYEAGGFTKNRIWNYKQGSGSKAWVNAHAFNKYMLNSGRASLIARGTYDEVLEASYKLLPGDYIAYEKKGKVAHVSIVTGIDSKGYILVSSHNADRYRVPWDLGWSNKGIKFWIVRVHY